The stretch of DNA GGTTCAGGCTGCCCAATGAAACACCCAATATAATCTGCTTCCAACACTGTCTAAACACTGTCTAAATCTCATCCCCAGAGAAGTGCAAAAAAGCACATTGCATTTAATCAAATTCCAAATGATTATTTACAGTCATCCCCAGAATTATTGGCATCCTTGgttaagatgagcaaaaaagactataAAACTACTGAACTACATGTATATTGTATACTCAAAAAGcgttattttatactaatacaattggcCAGAGAAGGAGATTGTCTATCAAGTAAAATAACAAACGTGAAAAAGATAGGGGcatccctgttttcaatactctcgTGGCCAAATACCTCTAATTTCacgtcatccaacaaatgtaaacacCTGGAGTTTGCTTAACAACATTGGCAAttggattggaaccggtgctatggtcagattaCATGAAAATTGAGCTCTTCggccacacacaccagtggtgggtttcgTGTTGAAAGAAAGATGCATATGTGAAAAGTacctcatacctactgtaaaatatggtggtggatctttgatgttatggggctattttgcttccactggtcctggggcccttgtcaaggtcaacggcatcatgaactttaatTAGTACCAGGATATTTTAGCCAAAACCTGGTTGCCTTTGCCAGGAGGTTGAAACTTGACCACAAggggatcttccagcaagacaataaccccaagcacacataaaaataaacaaagaaattgttaattgaccacaaaatcaacattttccaATGCAATGAGGTTCAAGTCCAGACAGTTTCTAGCCATCTCTGTCTCTGGAGTCAAACCCCATTGAAAAcgtgtggtttgaattgaagagggcagtccataaacACAGACAAAGGATATCAGGATCCGGAAAGATTCTGTacggaggaatggtctaagatccctcccaatgttttctccaatctcataaaacattttagaaaaaggctcaatGCTGTTATCCTTGGAATGGGAGGTTGcaggagtattgaaaacagattACAATAATTTTGACCCCCATATTTTTTACAAaattattacttgttaaacaaaatctatttGATGAGAAATTGTATTTGTATGAAATGATATAATTTCCCCATTTATTTTGCGTACAATACAGCTCAGTATTTGTCTTACTATTTTATACAGTCTTCtatgctcatctttatcaagggtgccaatcatttctCAATTCAGACACACTTGAGTTCACTCGGCTACCTCTCTCGGTCTGACTCATTCCCAGTGagatagaacacacagaacatTACGGGGCGAACATTGCACTTTGAAGAATTCTTCATGTAAAGGTCATGATTTGCATGTTATGTGGGCTCATTTAAAATGTTAAAAGAAAGCAACAAAAACACATTGAACGACTGCTAGTTTACCACAGTGGGTTGTACCTGTTGTCTAAGGCTGAGGAAGAATGACCTACAGTACCTTTCATTAGAGGGTCCACTCTCCACAGTCTTTAGTGGATGAGTAAATAGGCTCTTCCAAAACAAGTAGGAAAAGCCTTAGTTGTCATTGTTATTGACGCAGAAATAGTTTTGACGTGGAGGacaatacacacatcacacagacacagaccctgTCAGCGGGCTTGCAGAGAGTAATTAAAGTAAAGCTCCACAATGTGCCCGCCAGTGCAGAGCCTAGATCAGCCCGTCCCGCCTGCTAGTGCAAAAAGACTGCTTAGAGGGGCACTGCAAATCTACACAAACCACAAAAGCCATGCCACATTTACACCCTGCTTGGGCTGGTCTCTCTTAAAGGGACATGCACACAGTTTATACACAGAGAAGACACCTAGGAAGACACTGCTGTTAAAGGACACAGAGTGACGGGCCAGTCACATAAGGAGATGACAAGCCAGACACCTATGTGCTGCTAACCTTTGGCTCTCTGCTGGGTACTAAACGTCATAGCGACTCACTAACTGTGAAGAAAGAGTGTCTTATGACAGCACTGGTCACAAAGTCAGTGGGAGAGTGCAGAGCTGTGTCTCAAGTTGCTTCATGGCATCAAAAAGTTATCATCTCATTGTTGATAAAGTAGAGTGCAGTTTGCTTGACGATACTGAGGGCCCCCATTTAACTACCTCCTATCTCCAACTTTACCCTCATTGGTCTTTCTGGAAGAAACCAAACGCTCCATGATTTGGCCTCACATTTACgtcatttagcagagacttttATGCAGAGTGACTTacggggttaagtgccttgctcaagggcatatcgaacggattttcacctagtcggttcagggattcaaaccagcgacctttcggttactggcccaacactcttaaccgctaggctacctgcctcaccTTCTGTTTGTGGACATTATCAGTCAGTGAGGGATCTGTAATATATCTGATCTAATCATTGTTTTTGCACattaaaatatagattttttttctcatacaTGATACAATGCAATGCGCTGAATGGATATGCGCAAATACTGGAAGCACAATGTTGTTGAGGACATGCAGGTTGTTGATTATACTGGAGGGTGAAAGAGCGATGTTCCTCGACGCCATCACCTTTTCGTCATCTTTCTCTGACTCTGTCCTTTACTCCATCGGTTCCTCTTCATGCTCGTGACTCTTTCTTGGAGTGGGGCTTGTTTCCCAAGAGTGAGTCAATCTCAGCCACGGTCTGAGGAGTCATCTGTGAAATAAGCTGCAGGCATAACATGGAACGTCAGTTTAGGACTAGCCCAAAATCATTTGGTGATTGCTTGCTTGTTTGCTTAATCTAAAATGGAATCTTAAGTGACATTAAGGATGCCTAAAAATACAGATCTTTTTTGTATTATATAATTATTTGTTACATTTCATGCTTATGACAATGACATTAGTTTGACGAGCTCTGATTGAGTGTTCAGTGAAACGTGTAAAATCAGAGTGGTATGACGTTGAGGGGAGGGTGGTTACCCTAAGGGCACCCAGGTTTTCCATCAGCTGGTCAGTATTGGAGACACCGAGCAGCACTGAGCTCACTCCCTCACTGCGCAGACACCAGGCTACAGGAGGACAGAGAACAAGGAGAGAACACcgagagggatcagagatggagGCTGAGTTGATGTGGCAGATTGACGCTTTCTATTTAAGTCTGCGTTTCAATTCGAAACAGTATGTTAGAGTGTCAGACAGAGACATTAGATAACAGAGATGGACAAAAAAACAGAGAcgcatgtacagacacacacacacacacacacacgtcgtcCATACCGATGGCCAGCTGTGCGGAGGTGCAGCCTAGTCTGTCAGCCATTAGGCGGAGCTCTTTGATCTTGGCCAGCTGCTTGCGTCCCTCCTCGCTGTTGACCCGCTCCTTCAGCCAATGGTAACCCTGCACCAATATTAGACAGAACAAACAAATAAATATTTAATTGTGTCATCCACAGTTGTAGGCCTAACGGGCAAAAAGTGGTATAGGAACTAAATAAATCCAATCAAGTAGAAAACACAGGAGAATATCCACTATTGAATTAATTGTATTTTGTCTGGAGAACTCACTTTTATGTTAGCCCTGGAGATGTCAGGTACACCCTCATTGTACTTCCCTGTGATCAGCCCACATGCAAGGGGAGACCAGGTCATTGCCCCTACACCtagacaagagagggagagagagagaaagagggagaaagagaaagaaatagagagaaagagagcgagagagagagcgagagagagagagagagagagagagagagagagagagagagagagaaagagagagagagagagagagaaagagagagagagagagagagagaaagcgagagagagagaaagagagagagcgagaaagagagagagcgagggagaaatgACAATGTTTTAAGAGTTCTCTGCAAGCAGCATTGTGAGGACATCTGGTGCTGTTCGCTGGACTGTGGACGACTGACCTATCTTGTGGTAGAGCTCAGGGAGCTGCACCTCCACCTTGTCCCTCTTGAAGTAGTGATACTCAGCCTGCTCACATACTGGTGGGATCAGGTTAAACTGACGCGCCACTGAGTACGCCTCCTGGTGGCAGGGAAACAGAGTAACACCATCACCACAGAGCCATTGACGAACAGGAGCAGGTGTTGACTGAAATGTATTAGATAACAGGGAGAGATAACAGGGGACTCACCATGATCTCCATGGGACTCCAGCGAGAGGTGCCCCAGTACATTGCCATGCCCTGATTTATTACAAAGGTCATGGCCCGGACTATCTCTGCAAATGACATGAACCAACTTGTTACACGCTGGTAATAAACATACTGTAACAACACAGATATTACATGCTTAGAATGCAAACCTCAAGACACTTTTCCGAGTGCATATTAGACACCATAAAGGGTTGGGGGGGCAGAGCAATGAACACATGACATTGGAGTAGAGGGACTGGTGTGACTGTGACTGACCTTCCATAGGGCTGTTGACATCATTACGGTTGGCAAAGACCATGTCCACATAATCCAACTGGAGTCTGGACAAGGATCCTCTCAAACCTGCAACGTAATGGGCATCATCGTCATCATCGCCCTTATTGTCATTCTCACCACCGtcgtcatcgtcatcatcatcgccACTGTGTATCCTTCATTTGACTGTACCTTCAATGATGTGCTTTCTGGAGAGTCCCCTTTCTGTCTCCGCCCTGTAGAGTGATGGAGTTCCAGTATAGTCAGGGGATGAATAGCAACAATACAGAGTCACTTTGCCAGAGGAATGGAGaaataatgcccccccccccccccccccccgaggatACTTACTGCCCTCCCCAGTAGATCTTGGTTGTCACGACATAACTAGAACGCCTGCCGGTGAAATGggaggagaggttagagagcacaaGAATGAAATAGAATGTATCCTTTCCCAACACAGTGACACGATGTCAACCACGGAGAAGCCAACAGCATTTGAAAAAAGATCCGGCGGTGATAAAGCTTCTATTTTTTTAAAAcgatctatgtaaaaaaaaaaaaaaatgtctgtctGTTCTTATGAAATTTGAAAAGCAAAGTTCACAGAAAAATATTTACGATGTAATATAATTAGACAGGCAGCTACTCATATGCAGATGAGTCACATTAGAAATACGGTTAATATCACCTCCATCCTTTCTTCTTGATGATGTTCCCTAGGGTGATTTCAGCCCTGTGGAGAGGAGAAGACGTGATGGAGTGACAATATGAACAAACGGCAATAAACAGTGGGGAGACTGAACGATGGACAGAAATAGAGGGAGTGATAGATAGAGGCAGGCAGAGTGtatagagacaaagagaaagaacaGAAGAGAGCAGTGGAGGATGGTGTACAAAGCTGACCTGCCGGAGGCATACACCTCTGCTG from Oncorhynchus kisutch isolate 150728-3 linkage group LG28, Okis_V2, whole genome shotgun sequence encodes:
- the LOC109873146 gene encoding voltage-gated potassium channel subunit beta-3-like isoform X1; the protein is MQVSFACTEHNLKSRSEDRLCGLRTAPPPGGGGGGSNQGGNGNYNTHGSAKPREQLGSRPVPQGHAHMKEAIGRHSSMKYRNLGKSGLRVSCLGLGTWVTFGSQISDEMAENLMTIAYEAGVNLFDTAEVYASGRAEITLGNIIKKKGWRRSSYVVTTKIYWGGQAETERGLSRKHIIEGLRGSLSRLQLDYVDMVFANRNDVNSPMEEIVRAMTFVINQGMAMYWGTSRWSPMEIMEAYSVARQFNLIPPVCEQAEYHYFKRDKVEVQLPELYHKIGVGAMTWSPLACGLITGKYNEGVPDISRANIKGYHWLKERVNSEEGRKQLAKIKELRLMADRLGCTSAQLAIAWCLRSEGVSSVLLGVSNTDQLMENLGALRLISQMTPQTVAEIDSLLGNKPHSKKESRA
- the LOC109873146 gene encoding voltage-gated potassium channel subunit beta-2-like isoform X2, whose protein sequence is MLAGGRGGGGKGGKFSVEDLYGISKKPKSSSSAGGTTVKRGSRRAQQRSESEMATQILEAAHRLVEKRRLELYLRECAISLTDCEAERSAMIYRNLGKSGLRVSCLGLGTWVTFGSQISDEMAENLMTIAYEAGVNLFDTAEVYASGRAEITLGNIIKKKGWRRSSYVVTTKIYWGGQAETERGLSRKHIIEGLRGSLSRLQLDYVDMVFANRNDVNSPMEEIVRAMTFVINQGMAMYWGTSRWSPMEIMEAYSVARQFNLIPPVCEQAEYHYFKRDKVEVQLPELYHKIGVGAMTWSPLACGLITGKYNEGVPDISRANIKGYHWLKERVNSEEGRKQLAKIKELRLMADRLGCTSAQLAIAWCLRSEGVSSVLLGVSNTDQLMENLGALRLISQMTPQTVAEIDSLLGNKPHSKKESRA